Proteins encoded together in one Chitinophaga sp. LS1 window:
- a CDS encoding phage integrase SAM-like domain-containing protein, which produces MKIGSYLNRTKDKRIYYYDYGRLPGQRPAIGVFTYTKPKNQTEKNHNKQALELIDVKKSQTIIEQQSIGFAYTPPHKFKENFLEYYAEYVDKNKTDGNRALQNSFKQFKEFVGRSFVSPVDITENLCKEFRKFLLAKFKGETPQGYYARFKWVLNAATKDKYFQVNPTDEVSAIPNPSATLKKNLEVEDQVEFLGSEQLYDRLFLF; this is translated from the coding sequence ATGAAAATAGGATCTTACCTAAACAGGACGAAAGATAAAAGGATCTACTATTATGACTATGGCCGGCTTCCCGGACAGCGGCCTGCAATAGGAGTATTTACTTATACGAAACCGAAGAACCAGACCGAAAAAAATCATAATAAGCAAGCCTTAGAATTAATAGATGTTAAAAAAAGCCAGACAATAATAGAACAGCAATCTATAGGATTTGCCTACACTCCACCGCATAAGTTTAAGGAGAATTTCCTGGAATACTACGCGGAATATGTAGATAAAAATAAGACAGATGGTAACAGGGCTTTACAGAACAGCTTTAAACAATTCAAAGAATTTGTAGGGCGTAGCTTCGTTTCACCAGTTGACATTACGGAAAACCTATGCAAAGAGTTTAGGAAATTCCTTCTTGCCAAATTTAAAGGGGAAACTCCACAGGGATACTATGCAAGATTTAAGTGGGTACTAAACGCAGCAACAAAGGATAAATATTTCCAGGTGAATCCAACAGACGAAGTTTCAGCTATACCCAATCCCAGCGCTACGTTAAAAAAGAACCTTGAAGTGGAAGATCAAGTTGAATTCTTGGGGAGTGAGCAGTTGTATGATCGATTATTTCTTTTTTGA
- a CDS encoding dihydrofolate reductase family protein, giving the protein MVSSLDGIIAKKDNSVSWFDTPDYYEKGITGQDPDEFLKKIDCYVMGAHTYEHALELSASYGWPYGDIPTIVVSHRNLPVYKQNIALYSGDLDELVNERLKSKYKHVWLVGGAMLAKDFIRSNLADEIRLSFLPVILGEGTAFFEHIGHEVILHLKDVAAYKSGMVELCYEIKKQ; this is encoded by the coding sequence ATGGTTTCAAGCCTTGATGGAATAATTGCCAAAAAAGACAATAGCGTTTCGTGGTTTGACACGCCCGATTATTATGAGAAAGGAATTACAGGACAAGACCCCGATGAATTTCTTAAAAAAATAGACTGCTATGTAATGGGGGCCCATACATACGAACATGCGCTGGAACTGTCTGCATCTTATGGATGGCCTTACGGAGACATACCCACAATTGTAGTCTCTCACAGAAACCTCCCTGTTTATAAACAAAACATAGCACTTTACTCCGGCGATCTGGACGAGCTGGTGAATGAACGACTAAAATCAAAGTATAAACATGTCTGGCTTGTAGGCGGAGCAATGCTTGCAAAAGATTTTATCCGTTCAAACCTGGCAGACGAAATCAGGTTGTCTTTCCTGCCTGTTATTCTTGGCGAAGGCACGGCGTTCTTTGAACATATAGGACATGAAGTTATATTGCATCTGAAAGACGTGGCCGCCTATAAAAGCGGAATGGTCGAATTGTGTTATGAAATAAAAAAGCAATAG
- a CDS encoding DNA-binding domain-containing protein encodes MSELANIQKWLTSIIIKPGRLNDKVYMADQCYHLNHEKVILSTAGMPAMKKIEIYAKGYVLRLMECMKAEYPALLQLLGPELFNIFASAYLASVPPASPNLYDLGLYFPTFLRGTLPKEKVSEEPSIYDLPVEVAIFERSIAEASRSKGIEGRGKESTYDNQMLYLLDTTSIRTSPCLILLQLHFPLAEFIKAVQRLENPPTPDIKESFAAISRSGYIVQIGDLELWQWQFLKALQNHNDYLVAISIASQKCGVNSDSLMADLMLWIPLALKSGYIYRDGL; translated from the coding sequence ATGAGTGAACTGGCCAACATTCAGAAATGGCTTACGTCGATTATTATTAAACCTGGCAGGCTAAATGATAAAGTGTACATGGCCGATCAATGCTATCATCTCAATCATGAGAAGGTAATACTCTCCACCGCAGGTATGCCAGCAATGAAAAAAATAGAAATATATGCCAAAGGATATGTACTACGGTTAATGGAATGTATGAAGGCAGAATATCCGGCCCTCTTACAACTACTTGGTCCTGAACTATTCAATATATTTGCCAGTGCCTATCTTGCAAGCGTGCCACCTGCTTCTCCCAACCTGTATGATCTTGGACTATACTTTCCCACATTCCTTAGAGGCACGCTGCCAAAGGAAAAAGTAAGTGAGGAACCATCCATATATGATCTTCCTGTTGAGGTTGCAATATTTGAACGTTCAATAGCTGAAGCTTCAAGAAGCAAGGGCATTGAAGGGAGGGGAAAAGAAAGTACTTATGACAACCAAATGCTTTATCTGTTGGATACGACCTCAATCAGGACTTCACCATGCCTGATATTGTTACAGCTACATTTTCCGTTAGCAGAATTTATTAAGGCCGTACAACGCCTGGAAAATCCTCCTACTCCTGATATAAAAGAAAGCTTTGCTGCTATCAGCAGAAGCGGATACATTGTTCAAATAGGCGATTTGGAGTTATGGCAATGGCAGTTTCTGAAAGCATTGCAAAATCATAATGATTATCTTGTTGCTATTAGTATTGCCTCCCAAAAGTGCGGCGTAAATAGTGATTCCCTGATGGCCGATTTAATGCTGTGGATACCGCTTGCGTTGAAGTCGGGATATATTTATCGTGATGGACTATAA
- a CDS encoding DUF692 domain-containing protein, with amino-acid sequence MDINNNKRLGLPNLGLGVGLRSKHYAHLMKNDPVIDWFEIISENYMNNFGYARHVLEHIAGLRPIVMHGVSMSIGSTDPLNLAYLEQLKELAAVVNPVWISDHLCWTGVAHLNTHDLLPLPLTVESLLHVSERINRVQDILQRPLVLENPSTYMEFQSSSLYEWEFMTELVHKTGCGLLLDVNNVFVSGNNHHFDPEFYIRNIPHEAVVQIHIAGPTDCYQYYLDTHDQPVPTEVWRLYNLAQQLTGGVSTLLEWDANIPEYDELIAEVSKAKQVLQGHLPDVPVYRTPYLNAVSNPVDHQIQTSHE; translated from the coding sequence ATGGATATAAATAACAACAAACGCCTGGGCCTTCCTAATCTTGGCCTGGGCGTCGGCTTACGCAGCAAACACTATGCACACCTGATGAAAAACGATCCGGTTATAGACTGGTTCGAGATCATCAGTGAAAATTACATGAACAATTTTGGCTACGCAAGACATGTGTTGGAACATATTGCAGGATTAAGACCCATTGTCATGCATGGCGTATCTATGTCAATAGGAAGTACAGACCCATTAAATCTTGCCTATCTCGAACAACTGAAAGAGCTTGCCGCAGTAGTAAATCCAGTCTGGATATCAGATCATTTATGCTGGACCGGAGTAGCTCATTTAAATACCCATGATTTGTTGCCTTTACCCCTGACAGTAGAAAGTCTGCTACATGTCAGCGAGCGTATAAACCGGGTTCAGGATATACTTCAACGACCATTAGTATTGGAAAATCCTTCAACGTACATGGAGTTTCAAAGCTCCAGTCTTTACGAATGGGAGTTCATGACTGAACTTGTGCATAAAACCGGCTGTGGTTTACTGCTTGACGTAAACAACGTTTTTGTATCAGGTAATAATCACCATTTCGATCCGGAATTTTATATTCGTAACATACCACATGAAGCAGTAGTTCAAATACATATTGCCGGACCTACAGATTGTTATCAATATTATCTGGATACACATGATCAGCCAGTGCCTACAGAGGTCTGGCGTTTGTATAATCTTGCACAGCAGCTTACCGGAGGTGTATCTACCCTATTAGAATGGGACGCAAATATTCCTGAATATGATGAACTGATCGCTGAAGTAAGTAAAGCAAAACAGGTATTACAAGGCCATTTACCTGATGTACCTGTCTATCGTACACCTTATTTAAATGCGGTTTCTAATCCTGTAGATCATCAAATACAAACATCCCATGAGTGA
- a CDS encoding ferritin-like domain-containing protein: protein MKTQAEKKDLFDRSPEFFETDKAAVEAIVQTAVNVELFTIPLYMTSLYSIQGLHQITGKKSNLYQGRLWPGLAPTFRPGEKSSLNNIPENEAAFNTIFSVFIEEMLHLQLASNVATALGIVPQFTQMSPENNNYAWTCYNPQSTILPGIVDFQDCKPVSNGVNYADMRVKLDELNLSQNDLFLAIEAPEEEAKARIKDSELHKYFPITPFKNWKKGDQLPMFGSIGQMYQCLWDYLDITYKDVEGKVTTLWEMMYSPAAIQQDIFNTVSPGHPYKEFQELTTTISGWLPDKAKELVFKLICSITDQGEGKGIRKNLRPSAGLQAVNPEYQASDEALKADYPSYTDTGTPAASSHAYARHNNGEHDHYERFKQIQEDLKSGKIVTWPTWHNQIRKGADKWTAQDLMGEDYDKNKHPLPAAEEIAGALNRLNNPLDNSGKPDKAKRNANYKQFCEVATGAIAGITTVLDQYWQNSSVGFPFPSMSGSGDRLMMCWAVFGQLPDLSVGVKVRQVNTLYHACQGMNLNNDAPVDNTCASAEVYHNCRGSNSCKAEGGCGFVQLVGQSKSCSQSVKLAQGQYNLQAGCGLPTPAYSAPADNLCKSFGGCAVPISASQIYPPFTDQQGKPAVVGAMELNDFKGPDHSTTKLPGQVVFEYGDLVYDIAWEAYTKVLKTRNPDAPEPVKPQPSDIRLAFPPST, encoded by the coding sequence ATGAAGACGCAAGCAGAAAAGAAAGATCTTTTTGATCGCTCCCCGGAATTCTTTGAAACAGACAAAGCCGCCGTTGAGGCTATCGTACAAACGGCTGTAAACGTTGAACTATTCACGATTCCCCTGTACATGACGTCTTTGTACTCTATACAGGGACTACACCAGATTACCGGAAAGAAAAGTAACCTTTATCAGGGACGTTTATGGCCGGGACTAGCTCCTACCTTCAGACCAGGAGAAAAATCATCCTTAAATAATATTCCTGAGAATGAAGCAGCATTTAATACAATATTCAGCGTATTCATTGAAGAGATGCTTCATTTGCAACTGGCCTCAAATGTAGCAACAGCGCTGGGTATCGTACCCCAGTTCACCCAAATGTCGCCAGAAAACAACAATTATGCATGGACATGTTACAATCCCCAAAGTACCATTCTGCCGGGTATTGTTGATTTCCAGGATTGTAAACCTGTATCAAATGGTGTTAATTATGCTGATATGAGGGTAAAACTCGATGAGCTTAATCTAAGTCAGAATGATCTGTTCCTTGCCATTGAGGCTCCCGAAGAAGAAGCTAAAGCACGTATTAAAGATAGTGAACTACACAAATATTTCCCGATAACCCCATTTAAAAACTGGAAAAAGGGAGATCAATTGCCAATGTTCGGTAGTATTGGTCAGATGTATCAGTGCCTCTGGGATTACCTTGATATCACTTACAAAGATGTTGAAGGTAAGGTTACCACTCTCTGGGAAATGATGTATTCTCCGGCCGCTATACAGCAGGACATATTTAACACTGTTTCTCCCGGCCATCCCTATAAGGAGTTCCAGGAGTTGACGACTACCATATCGGGCTGGCTGCCAGATAAAGCAAAAGAACTTGTATTCAAACTTATCTGCAGTATAACTGACCAGGGTGAGGGTAAAGGTATCCGGAAGAATCTACGCCCTTCAGCAGGATTACAGGCGGTTAATCCCGAATACCAGGCTTCCGATGAAGCACTTAAAGCGGATTATCCTTCTTATACAGATACCGGAACCCCTGCCGCGTCATCTCACGCATACGCCCGTCATAATAATGGTGAACATGACCATTATGAGCGCTTTAAACAAATACAGGAAGATCTTAAATCCGGTAAAATTGTAACATGGCCTACCTGGCATAATCAGATACGGAAAGGTGCTGATAAATGGACTGCTCAGGATCTGATGGGTGAGGATTATGATAAAAACAAACACCCATTGCCAGCGGCAGAAGAAATTGCAGGCGCATTAAACCGTCTTAATAATCCCTTGGATAATTCCGGAAAGCCGGATAAAGCAAAAAGAAATGCCAACTACAAACAGTTTTGTGAAGTGGCTACAGGCGCAATAGCTGGCATTACCACTGTGCTTGACCAGTACTGGCAGAACAGCTCTGTAGGATTTCCTTTTCCATCAATGAGTGGCTCCGGCGACCGCCTGATGATGTGCTGGGCAGTTTTTGGTCAGCTACCCGATCTCTCGGTAGGTGTAAAAGTCCGGCAGGTCAATACACTTTATCACGCATGTCAGGGTATGAATCTGAACAACGATGCACCGGTTGACAACACCTGCGCATCCGCAGAAGTCTACCATAATTGCAGAGGGTCAAACTCATGCAAGGCCGAGGGAGGTTGCGGATTTGTGCAACTGGTAGGCCAGTCAAAATCATGTAGCCAAAGTGTAAAACTGGCCCAGGGCCAATATAATTTACAAGCCGGATGCGGTTTACCGACACCGGCATACAGTGCTCCTGCCGATAATCTTTGTAAAAGTTTTGGCGGATGCGCTGTTCCTATTTCTGCTTCTCAGATTTACCCGCCGTTTACTGATCAGCAAGGGAAACCTGCTGTCGTCGGTGCAATGGAATTAAATGATTTTAAAGGTCCGGATCACAGTACTACTAAATTACCCGGCCAGGTAGTATTTGAATATGGCGACCTGGTTTATGACATAGCATGGGAAGCCTACACAAAGGTTTTAAAAACCAGGAATCCCGATGCACCAGAGCCAGTTAAACCGCAGCCTAGTGATATCAGGCTGGCATTTCCTCCATCTACCTGA
- a CDS encoding S26 family signal peptidase, protein MKGTLKVILLLPGIQFVLLLIGRLADVFQYYKAPTIANKPSIKLNSRMLGSRFISPKRLDFIWFTGDTPFGRLPNIYRLCGLPGDIVEIRKGILFATDKDIDKDLKLGHSYIVTRNEFENIKPLT, encoded by the coding sequence ATGAAGGGAACTTTAAAAGTTATTTTATTATTGCCGGGGATTCAATTTGTACTCCTGTTAATCGGTCGATTAGCAGATGTTTTTCAATACTATAAAGCCCCGACTATCGCAAACAAGCCTTCAATAAAATTAAATAGCAGAATGCTGGGCTCCAGGTTCATCTCTCCGAAAAGATTAGATTTTATTTGGTTTACAGGTGATACTCCATTCGGTAGACTGCCTAATATTTATAGATTGTGTGGCTTGCCAGGCGACATTGTTGAAATAAGGAAAGGTATATTATTCGCTACTGATAAAGATATTGATAAGGATTTAAAATTGGGGCACTCTTATATTGTTACACGAAATGAGTTTGAAAATATAAAACCCCTTACTTAA
- the eptA gene encoding phosphoethanolamine--lipid A transferase EptA, producing MRLFKDNIKIVHFSLLISCLNFLFFHFPFFKFIFNNVDYKSFNGISIIICFVILMLVANSFVFFLMFFLFRFVGKIILALLFIVSAIAVYFINTYGVIINAEMMGNVLNTNYAEASGFFSIKLLLYIILLGVIPAIIIIKAKIVHVTFKRFLVIALASLLFMLTVVFANSQNWLWVDKNSKVLGGLAMPWSYTVNLSLFFVHKHQENEKEILLPDATIKDNRKSVVVLVIGESARSENFSLYGYSKNTNPLLSKTPGVFHFNATSCATYTTAGVKCILEAKNTGELYEILPNYLYRNGVEVVWRTTNWGEPPVHIKNYLNKEALMKDCKGDECDYDEVLLNNLKEQIAASTKNKILIILHTSTSHGPEYSKKYPPQFETFKPVCNSVELAKCSSTELVNAYDNTIRYTDYILYNVIEDLKQLKEYRSAMIFVSDHGESLGEKNLYMHGLPLSLAPKQQYDIPFIVWTSENSLKPLNTEKSLSQDYVFHSVLNFLGIQSPVYNEELNIFK from the coding sequence ATGCGGTTATTTAAGGATAATATAAAAATCGTTCACTTTTCTTTATTAATAAGTTGTCTTAACTTCTTATTCTTTCATTTTCCCTTTTTCAAATTTATTTTTAATAATGTTGATTATAAAAGTTTTAACGGTATTTCCATTATTATTTGTTTTGTTATCCTAATGCTGGTTGCAAATTCTTTTGTCTTTTTTTTGATGTTCTTTCTATTTCGCTTTGTAGGAAAAATTATCCTGGCATTACTCTTTATTGTCAGCGCAATTGCAGTTTACTTTATTAATACTTACGGTGTTATAATAAATGCAGAAATGATGGGTAATGTGCTAAATACCAATTATGCTGAGGCGTCAGGTTTTTTTTCCATAAAATTACTACTCTATATAATTCTGCTTGGTGTTATTCCTGCCATTATTATCATAAAAGCCAAAATAGTACATGTAACATTCAAGCGATTTTTAGTCATCGCTTTAGCTAGTTTATTATTTATGTTAACTGTAGTATTTGCCAATTCCCAAAATTGGTTGTGGGTTGATAAAAATTCAAAAGTATTAGGTGGGCTTGCAATGCCATGGAGTTACACTGTAAATCTTTCTTTGTTTTTTGTACATAAACACCAGGAAAATGAAAAAGAAATATTATTGCCAGATGCTACCATAAAAGATAACCGGAAATCGGTTGTTGTCTTAGTGATAGGAGAATCCGCCAGAAGCGAGAATTTTTCTTTATACGGGTATAGTAAAAATACAAATCCATTGCTTTCAAAAACCCCTGGTGTATTTCATTTTAATGCTACCTCTTGCGCCACCTACACTACTGCAGGTGTAAAGTGTATTTTAGAAGCTAAAAATACCGGCGAGTTGTATGAGATTTTGCCCAATTATTTATATAGAAATGGCGTTGAGGTTGTCTGGAGAACCACAAACTGGGGAGAACCACCTGTTCATATAAAAAATTACCTGAACAAAGAGGCGCTGATGAAAGATTGTAAAGGCGATGAATGCGATTATGATGAAGTTCTTTTGAATAACCTGAAAGAGCAAATAGCAGCAAGTACAAAAAACAAGATATTGATAATTTTGCACACAAGTACAAGTCATGGACCTGAGTATAGCAAAAAGTATCCGCCTCAGTTCGAAACTTTTAAGCCAGTCTGTAATAGCGTTGAATTAGCAAAATGTTCTAGTACAGAACTGGTCAACGCTTATGACAATACGATTCGTTATACCGACTATATTTTATACAATGTGATTGAAGATTTAAAACAATTAAAGGAATATAGAAGTGCAATGATTTTTGTTTCCGACCATGGCGAATCTTTAGGAGAAAAAAATCTATACATGCATGGTTTGCCTTTAAGCCTGGCGCCGAAACAACAATATGACATTCCTTTTATAGTTTGGACATCTGAAAACAGTTTAAAACCATTGAACACAGAAAAATCATTGTCACAAGACTACGTATTTCACAGTGTTTTAAATTTTTTGGGCATACAAAGTCCTGTTTATAATGAGGAATTGAACATTTTTAAATAG
- a CDS encoding aspartate aminotransferase family protein — MTTTQVQFNKGKGIRLYTPDQDEYIDAVSGTFNLALGYSYPELVDALKTQLEDLIHVSSSFTGDLAQHVLDSILAQAPAHITTGWMRDIIGSTANEGAVKIANKYNGRNEVISLSLSHHGQTLFATAISGNAFRRKSFPNTVVTQNGIVPAPYCYRCPFSAKGAPACGFLCTEAIHDYAEYAASGGVSCIIIEPILGNGGNIIPPEGYFERVRKICDELDIVLIADEVQTGIGRTGHMFASEYYDIKPDIITLAKGLGGIGIPAAAILYTPQLAVLEKFEHSYTSGGNLLSLTASQKTMEIVSREGFLENVRENGAVLGRLLNNLKEKYGDVIGDVRGIGYMWGLEIVDKDGAPDVDLTNKIIDIGLENHHLILRGSRYGFGNVVKVRPSLTTTVDDIEEICARLDKIFHEL, encoded by the coding sequence ATGACCACTACCCAAGTCCAATTCAACAAAGGGAAAGGCATTCGCCTGTACACCCCTGATCAGGATGAATACATCGACGCCGTGTCCGGCACCTTTAACCTGGCATTAGGTTACAGCTACCCCGAACTGGTTGATGCGCTCAAAACCCAGCTGGAAGACCTTATCCACGTATCGTCTTCCTTCACCGGCGACCTTGCCCAGCATGTACTGGATAGCATTCTTGCCCAAGCACCAGCCCATATCACCACCGGCTGGATGCGCGACATTATTGGTTCCACTGCCAATGAAGGAGCTGTTAAAATTGCCAATAAGTATAATGGCAGAAATGAGGTCATCAGCCTCTCCCTGTCCCACCACGGACAGACACTTTTCGCGACCGCCATCTCAGGTAATGCCTTCCGGCGCAAATCTTTTCCAAATACGGTTGTAACTCAAAATGGTATTGTACCTGCACCTTACTGCTATCGTTGTCCTTTTTCGGCAAAAGGTGCACCTGCCTGTGGTTTCCTTTGTACAGAAGCCATTCACGACTATGCTGAGTATGCCGCTTCTGGTGGTGTATCATGTATCATCATAGAGCCTATCCTCGGCAATGGTGGCAATATCATACCTCCTGAAGGTTACTTTGAACGGGTCCGCAAGATCTGTGATGAGCTGGACATTGTACTGATCGCTGATGAGGTACAGACGGGCATTGGCAGAACAGGGCACATGTTTGCAAGTGAGTACTATGACATTAAACCTGACATCATCACACTGGCCAAAGGCCTTGGTGGTATTGGTATTCCTGCTGCTGCTATACTTTACACACCCCAACTGGCCGTGCTGGAGAAGTTTGAACACTCCTACACATCCGGTGGTAACCTGCTATCGCTGACAGCATCACAGAAGACCATGGAGATTGTATCCCGGGAAGGTTTCCTGGAAAACGTGCGTGAAAATGGGGCAGTCCTTGGCCGCCTGCTCAACAATCTCAAGGAAAAATATGGCGATGTAATCGGCGATGTACGTGGTATCGGCTACATGTGGGGATTAGAAATCGTTGATAAGGATGGTGCGCCAGATGTAGATCTTACTAACAAGATCATTGACATTGGCCTTGAAAATCATCACCTCATACTGCGTGGCTCCCGTTATGGATTTGGAAATGTCGTGAAAGTAAGACCTTCCCTGACAACAACAGTTGATGACATTGAGGAGATCTGTGCACGGCTGGATAAGATATTTCATGAACTTTAA
- a CDS encoding alcohol dehydrogenase catalytic domain-containing protein, with protein sequence MQAIVYNNPWEISIQEKEEPSIILPDEVIVEVRATGICGTDLSIISGEYMARPQVIIGHESAGVIVDKGSAVDNCQIGDRVIIDPTYYCGYCDNCRKGLRNHCLLKSSTEAGVSIDGTFTRYFKTTQRFIYPLAEAIPFEQGAMSEPLSCVLTAVKKLQVTPFMRTAILGGGPIGLLFYLALKQYGIREGVIYEASGQRMQLIEKNDVLTDRWTMSPSFVPQKNQYDLIIDTTASLLEKSIQAIADGGKISLMGLRNNLQTINPREIADRSISIIGSIDSQDTFRHAVDLINSGQLELQKIITNEYDLNNFDAAIKDLGCDRTTRQRSNNISSLKSVIRIS encoded by the coding sequence ATGCAAGCTATTGTTTATAACAATCCCTGGGAGATCTCTATCCAGGAAAAGGAAGAACCATCTATTATACTTCCCGATGAAGTGATCGTAGAGGTCCGTGCTACAGGCATCTGCGGTACAGACCTCAGTATTATTTCCGGTGAGTACATGGCACGTCCGCAGGTGATCATCGGGCATGAATCTGCCGGGGTGATCGTGGATAAAGGTTCAGCTGTGGATAATTGCCAGATCGGAGACCGGGTCATCATAGACCCCACTTACTATTGCGGTTATTGTGATAACTGCCGTAAAGGGCTGCGTAATCATTGCCTGCTGAAATCCTCTACAGAAGCAGGTGTGTCTATTGATGGCACATTCACCCGGTATTTCAAAACCACGCAACGATTTATTTATCCATTGGCAGAGGCAATCCCTTTTGAGCAGGGGGCCATGTCTGAGCCATTGAGTTGTGTGCTCACAGCTGTAAAGAAATTGCAGGTCACACCCTTCATGCGCACAGCTATATTGGGTGGGGGACCTATTGGCCTGTTGTTCTACCTGGCCCTGAAGCAATATGGTATACGTGAAGGCGTGATCTATGAAGCATCGGGTCAGCGTATGCAATTGATTGAAAAGAATGACGTGTTGACTGATCGCTGGACCATGTCTCCATCGTTTGTACCGCAGAAGAACCAGTATGACCTGATCATTGATACCACAGCCAGTCTGCTGGAAAAATCCATCCAGGCTATTGCTGACGGTGGAAAGATCTCACTGATGGGATTGCGCAATAATCTGCAAACAATCAATCCACGTGAGATAGCGGATCGCAGTATTTCTATCATTGGCTCCATTGATTCACAGGACACTTTCCGGCATGCGGTGGATCTCATTAACAGCGGCCAGCTGGAGTTGCAGAAGATCATCACAAATGAGTATGATCTGAATAACTTCGATGCCGCTATAAAGGATCTGGGTTGCGATCGGACTACCCGTCAGCGAAGTAATAATATCAGTAGTCTTAAATCAGTTATCAGGATCTCTTAA
- a CDS encoding HAD family hydrolase: MKYIIFDIDGTLTDTTAIDDHCYTRAIEDCFGFKDFETNYGYYQNTTDSGIIDQLCRERLGRTFTEAERDHFITHFCGLLQQAYQEDPATIREITKAGAVIGLLCQQEHYSVGLATGGWRQSAHFKLQCAGIDVSACTASFAQDALARQDIIHATIRKMNEKNGLDTAPPGIVYVGDGVWDYLTTQQMGIGFIGIANKKLAHLEDIIRIEDYDQLYQHIGLYAEKIK, translated from the coding sequence ATGAAGTACATCATTTTTGATATAGACGGTACATTGACCGACACCACTGCAATAGACGACCATTGTTATACCCGTGCGATAGAAGATTGCTTTGGTTTTAAAGATTTCGAAACGAATTATGGATATTATCAGAATACCACAGACAGTGGCATTATCGACCAGTTGTGCCGTGAGAGACTGGGTCGCACATTTACTGAAGCAGAGCGGGATCATTTCATCACTCACTTCTGTGGATTATTGCAGCAGGCCTACCAGGAAGATCCTGCTACCATTCGTGAAATAACGAAGGCAGGAGCTGTGATCGGGCTGTTATGCCAGCAGGAGCATTATAGTGTAGGACTTGCTACAGGAGGATGGCGGCAATCGGCACATTTTAAACTGCAATGTGCGGGGATTGATGTAAGTGCCTGTACAGCTTCTTTTGCACAGGATGCACTGGCGAGGCAGGATATTATCCATGCTACAATCCGGAAGATGAATGAAAAAAATGGACTGGATACTGCACCGCCCGGCATCGTTTATGTGGGAGATGGTGTGTGGGATTATCTCACTACGCAGCAGATGGGTATTGGGTTCATTGGCATTGCCAATAAGAAACTCGCTCACCTGGAGGATATTATCAGGATTGAAGATTACGATCAGCTCTATCAGCATATAGGATTATATGCTGAGAAGATCAAGTAA